A window of Patagioenas fasciata isolate bPatFas1 chromosome 5, bPatFas1.hap1, whole genome shotgun sequence contains these coding sequences:
- the FOS gene encoding protein c-Fos, whose product MMYPGFTGEYEAPSSRCSSASPAGDSLTYYPSPADSFSSMGSPVNPQDFCTDLAVSNSSFVPTVTAISTSPDLQWLVQPTLISSVAPSQSRGHPYGVPAPAPAAYSRPAVLKTPGGRGQSIGRRGKVEQLSPEEEEKRRIRRERNKMAAAKCRNRRRELTDTLQAETDQLEEEKSALQAEIANLLKEKEKLEFILAAHRPACKMPEELRFSEELAAATALDLGTSSPPVPEEPTFTLPLMAEAPPAVPPKETSGGGLELKAEPFDELLFSAGPREASRSVPDMDLPGASSFYASDWESLGAGTSSELEPLCTPVVTCTPCPSTYTSTFVFTYPEADAFPSCAAAHRKGSSSNEPSSDSLSSPTLLAL is encoded by the exons ATGATGTACCCGGGCTTCACTGGAGAGTACGAGGCGCCCTCCTCTCGCTGCAGCAGCGCTTCCCCGGCTGGGGACAGCCTCACCTACTACCCCTCCCCGGCGGACTCCTTCTCTAGCATGGGCTCGCCTGTCAACCCGCAG GACTTCTGCACCGACCTGGCCGTCTCTAACTCCAGCTTCGTGCCCACGGTGACGGCCATCTCCACCAGCCCCGACCTGCAGTGGCTCGTGCAGCCCACCCTCATCTCCTCCGTGGCCCCCTCCCAGAGCCGCGGGCACCCCTACGGCGTGCCggcgcccgcccccgccgcctacTCCCGCCCCGCAGTGCTGAAGACGCCGGGCGGCCGTGGGCAGAGCATCGGCCGCAGGGGCAAAGTCGAGCAG CTGTccccggaggaggaggagaagagaaggatccgCCGGGAAAGGAACAAGATGGCAGCGGCCAAGTGTCGCAACCGGCGGCGGGAGCTCACCGACACGTTGCAGGCG GAGACCGAccagctggaggaggagaagTCTGCGCTGCAGGCAGAGATCGCTAACctgctgaaggagaaggagaaactgGAGTTCATCCTGGCAGCCCACCGGCCTGCCTGCAAgatgcccgaggagctgcgcttCTCTGAAGAGCTGGCGGCTGCCACGGCGCTGGACCTGGGCACTTCCAGTCCCCCTGTGCCCGAGGAGCCTACCTTCACCCTGCCGCTGATGGCTGAGGCACCGCCGGCCGTGCCGCCTAAGGAGACCAGCGGTGGCGGGCTGGAGCTCAAGGCTGAGCCCTTCGACGAGCTGCTTTTCTCCGCGGGGCCACGGGAGGCCTCTCGCTCCGTGCCTGACATGGACCTGCCTGGAGCCTCCTCCTTCTACGCGTCGGACTGGGAGTCGCTGGGCGCCGGGACCAGCAGTGAGCTGGAgcctctctgcacccctgtgGTGACCTGCACCCCTTGCCCGAGCACCTACACCTCCACCTTCGTCTTCACCTACCCCGAGGCGGACGCCTTCCCCAGCTGCGCCGCTGCGCAccggaagggcagcagcagcaacgAGCCGTCGTCCGACTCCCTCAGCTCCCCCACCCTCCTGGCCTTGTGA